A region of Massilia sp. WG5 DNA encodes the following proteins:
- a CDS encoding ABC transporter ATP-binding protein: MNVLPFQSLHASQQEPPRLPAPLLRAQDVGIDYATASGSVRATHAVSFDVYPGDRFVLLGPSGCGKSTLLKAIGGFVRPAVGGMLLRGRRIVGPGPDRIVVFQEFDQLPPWKTVLQNVMFPLIANGVKRGEARERAAHWLGKVGLARFAQAYPHTLSGGMKARVAIARALAMQPDILLMDEPFAALDALTRRRMQEELQALWEEVRFTMLFVTHSIEEALVVGNRILLLSPHPGRVRAELDSQRFGLASSGSPDFQATAQRIHRLLFGEDAQQAAPDRATEAVMAGRS; this comes from the coding sequence ATGAACGTACTGCCTTTCCAGAGCCTCCACGCCAGCCAGCAGGAACCGCCGCGCCTGCCGGCGCCGCTGCTGCGGGCCCAGGACGTCGGCATCGACTACGCCACGGCCAGCGGCAGTGTGCGCGCGACCCACGCCGTCAGCTTCGACGTCTACCCGGGCGACCGCTTCGTCCTGCTGGGGCCTTCGGGCTGCGGCAAGTCGACCCTGCTGAAAGCCATCGGCGGCTTCGTGCGGCCGGCCGTCGGCGGCATGCTGCTGCGCGGCCGGCGCATCGTCGGCCCGGGCCCGGACCGCATCGTCGTGTTCCAGGAATTCGACCAGCTGCCGCCGTGGAAGACGGTGCTGCAGAACGTGATGTTCCCGCTGATCGCAAACGGCGTGAAGCGCGGCGAGGCCCGCGAGCGCGCCGCGCACTGGCTGGGCAAGGTCGGGCTGGCCCGCTTTGCTCAGGCCTATCCGCACACCCTGTCCGGCGGCATGAAGGCCAGGGTGGCGATCGCCCGCGCGCTGGCCATGCAGCCGGACATCCTGCTGATGGACGAACCCTTCGCGGCGCTCGACGCGCTGACCCGCCGGCGGATGCAGGAAGAGCTGCAGGCGCTGTGGGAAGAGGTCCGTTTCACGATGCTGTTCGTGACCCATTCGATCGAGGAGGCGCTGGTGGTGGGCAACCGCATCCTGCTGCTGTCGCCGCATCCGGGCCGGGTGCGGGCCGAGCTCGACAGCCAGCGCTTCGGCCTGGCCAGCAGCGGCAGCCCGGACTTCCAGGCGACAGCGCAGCGCATCCACCGCCTGCTGTTCGGCGAGGATGCGCAGCAGGCGGCGCCGGACCGCGCTACCGAGGCCGTGATGGCGGGGCGGTCATGA
- a CDS encoding ABC transporter substrate-binding protein — protein MPIQFSRFAAGLSLSALALSATFATPARAEGQLRIAQQFGVVYLLLNVAEDQKLIEKHGRKHGVPIKVDYVQLSGGNAVNDALLSGSIDVAGAGLGPLLTIWDRTAGRQNVRGIASLGNFPYYLVSTNPAVKTIADFSDKDRIALPAVTVSVQARILQMAAAKQWGVARYDRLDRLTQSVPHPDAAAAVIAGRTELNSHFGNPPFQDQELAGNPKAHVVLDSYEVLGGPSSATVLYATEKWVRENPKTYGAFIDALGEAAQLVSSNPELAADAYLRVTKAKTDRAFLLKVIRNPQIQFKVAPQNTLALAQFLHQTGAIRKQPSSWRDYFFPHPALASGS, from the coding sequence ATGCCCATCCAGTTTTCCAGATTCGCCGCCGGACTGAGCCTGTCCGCGCTGGCCTTGTCCGCCACCTTCGCCACGCCGGCCCGCGCCGAGGGGCAGTTGCGCATCGCCCAGCAGTTCGGCGTCGTCTACCTGCTGCTCAACGTGGCGGAAGACCAGAAGCTCATCGAAAAGCATGGGCGCAAGCACGGCGTGCCCATCAAGGTCGACTACGTCCAACTTTCCGGCGGGAACGCCGTCAACGATGCGCTGCTGTCCGGCTCGATCGACGTGGCCGGCGCCGGGCTCGGCCCGCTGCTGACGATCTGGGACCGCACCGCCGGCCGCCAGAACGTCAGGGGCATCGCCTCGCTCGGCAACTTCCCCTACTACCTGGTCAGCACCAACCCGGCCGTGAAGACGATCGCCGACTTCAGCGACAAGGACCGCATCGCGCTGCCCGCGGTGACGGTCTCGGTGCAGGCCCGCATCCTGCAGATGGCGGCCGCGAAGCAATGGGGCGTGGCCCGGTATGACCGCCTCGACCGCCTGACGCAATCGGTGCCGCACCCGGACGCCGCCGCCGCCGTGATCGCCGGCCGGACGGAACTGAACAGCCACTTCGGCAACCCGCCGTTCCAGGATCAGGAGCTGGCCGGCAATCCGAAGGCCCACGTCGTGCTCGATTCCTACGAGGTGCTGGGCGGTCCGAGCTCGGCAACGGTGCTGTACGCCACCGAGAAGTGGGTCAGGGAGAATCCGAAAACCTACGGCGCCTTCATCGATGCGCTGGGCGAGGCGGCGCAACTGGTGTCGTCCAATCCGGAACTGGCGGCCGACGCCTACCTGCGCGTGACCAAGGCGAAGACCGACCGCGCCTTCCTGCTGAAGGTGATCAGGAATCCGCAGATCCAGTTCAAGGTGGCGCCGCAGAATACCCTGGCGCTGGCGCAATTCCTGCACCAGACAGGCGCGATCAGGAAACAGCCGAGCTCCTGGCGCGACTACTTCTTCCCGCATCCGGCGCTGGCCTCGGGCAGCTGA
- a CDS encoding response regulator, with translation MFPHTPTLATESALEQAKISRPYRELLRLFEQAPGFVCFFRGPQHVYELQNHAHHRLAGFKDIIGKPVREALPELEGQQFFELLDQVFASGQAFVGTALPLGVIPASGGAAVLRYIDFVYQPIVDESGAVVGIFSQGNDVTERVHAEENLRRKQEELERMVEQRTAALSEAHAALKLANELQGDKMHLQRLFEQAPGFICVMRGPEHVFELANAAYRQLTDGRELIGKPIRTALPEVVAQGFADLLDEVYRSGKPFIGRAVPVALQSGPAGATTLRYLDFIYQPVLDPMGEVIGIFVQGSDVSEQKQAQDELARHQSELESLVSARTEELSAAQHALQRSQKLEAIGKLTGGVAHDFNNILQVVGGNLELLQRRLPEGEGQRLLGVAQKAVERGGKLSSQLLAFARRQPLQPVVVNPGRIVSDMDDLLRRALGETIQIETVKGGGLWNTVVDPHQLENVILNLAINARDAMPNGGRLTIEIGNAMLDDTYIAAEPDIVAGQYVMIAVSDTGSGMSREVLERACEPFFTTKPEGVGTGLGLSMAYGFVKQTGGHFKIYSEVGEGSTVRMYFPRSFESETGITRLTGGPVQGGSETILVVEDDPAVQGTVVEMLGSLGYRVLKADNALEALGIVKSGILIDLLFTDVVMPGPLRSPELARQAKALLPGLAVLFTSGYTQNAIVHGGRLDPGVELLSKPYGRDQLARKVRHLLANRAIPAAPAPGSVTPAAVRRRILVAEDNPDLMQMTCSLFETLGHEVRGATTLDAAAGLLRETAFDLLFTDIDLAGKSGVELARMAVQEQPALRVAFASGYGAPDRDALGFPFWIVAKPYRLEDLEGVLEKLA, from the coding sequence ATGTTTCCGCATACTCCCACCCTCGCCACCGAATCCGCGCTGGAGCAGGCCAAGATCAGCCGTCCCTACCGCGAGCTGCTGCGGCTGTTCGAACAGGCGCCCGGTTTCGTCTGCTTCTTCCGCGGCCCGCAGCATGTGTATGAACTGCAGAACCATGCGCACCACCGCCTGGCCGGTTTCAAGGACATCATCGGCAAGCCGGTGCGCGAAGCGCTGCCGGAGCTGGAAGGCCAGCAGTTCTTCGAGCTGCTCGACCAGGTGTTCGCCAGCGGCCAGGCCTTCGTCGGCACCGCGCTGCCGCTGGGCGTGATCCCGGCGAGCGGCGGTGCGGCGGTGCTGCGCTACATCGACTTCGTCTACCAGCCGATCGTCGACGAGAGCGGCGCGGTGGTCGGCATCTTCTCGCAGGGGAACGACGTCACCGAGCGCGTGCACGCCGAAGAAAACCTGCGCCGCAAGCAGGAAGAGCTCGAGCGCATGGTCGAACAGCGCACCGCCGCCCTGTCCGAAGCCCACGCGGCCCTGAAGCTCGCGAATGAACTGCAGGGCGACAAGATGCACCTGCAGCGCCTGTTCGAGCAGGCGCCCGGTTTCATCTGCGTGATGCGCGGGCCCGAGCACGTCTTCGAACTGGCGAATGCGGCCTACCGCCAGCTGACCGATGGGCGCGAACTGATCGGCAAGCCGATCCGCACCGCCTTGCCCGAGGTCGTGGCGCAGGGCTTTGCGGACCTGCTCGACGAGGTCTACCGCAGCGGCAAGCCCTTCATCGGCCGCGCGGTGCCGGTCGCACTGCAAAGTGGCCCGGCCGGCGCCACGACCTTGCGTTACCTCGACTTCATCTACCAGCCGGTGCTCGATCCGATGGGCGAGGTGATCGGCATCTTCGTGCAGGGCAGCGACGTCAGCGAGCAGAAGCAGGCGCAGGACGAACTCGCGCGCCACCAGAGCGAGCTCGAATCGCTGGTGAGCGCGCGCACGGAAGAACTGTCGGCGGCCCAGCATGCGCTGCAGCGCTCGCAGAAGCTGGAAGCGATCGGCAAGCTGACCGGCGGCGTGGCACACGACTTCAACAACATCCTGCAGGTCGTCGGCGGCAACCTCGAACTGCTGCAGCGCCGCCTGCCCGAGGGCGAGGGCCAGCGCCTGCTCGGCGTCGCCCAGAAGGCCGTCGAGCGCGGCGGCAAGCTCTCTTCGCAGCTACTGGCCTTCGCGCGCCGCCAGCCGCTGCAGCCGGTGGTCGTCAATCCGGGCCGCATCGTCAGCGACATGGACGACCTGCTGCGGCGCGCGCTGGGCGAGACCATCCAGATCGAGACCGTCAAGGGCGGCGGCCTGTGGAATACCGTGGTCGATCCGCACCAGCTCGAGAACGTGATCCTGAACCTGGCGATCAATGCGCGCGACGCCATGCCGAACGGCGGCCGCCTGACCATCGAGATCGGCAATGCGATGCTCGACGATACCTATATCGCGGCCGAGCCGGACATCGTGGCCGGCCAGTACGTCATGATCGCGGTGTCCGACACCGGCAGCGGCATGAGCCGCGAGGTGCTGGAACGCGCCTGCGAACCCTTCTTCACGACCAAGCCGGAAGGCGTCGGCACCGGCCTTGGCCTGTCGATGGCCTACGGCTTCGTCAAGCAGACCGGCGGCCACTTCAAGATCTACAGCGAAGTCGGCGAGGGCAGCACGGTGCGCATGTACTTCCCGCGCAGTTTCGAGAGCGAGACCGGGATCACGCGCCTGACCGGCGGCCCGGTCCAGGGCGGCAGCGAGACCATCCTGGTGGTCGAGGACGATCCCGCGGTGCAGGGCACCGTGGTCGAGATGCTGGGCAGCCTGGGCTACCGGGTGCTGAAGGCGGACAACGCCCTCGAAGCGCTGGGGATCGTCAAGAGCGGCATCCTGATCGACCTGCTGTTCACCGACGTCGTAATGCCGGGCCCGTTGCGCAGTCCCGAGCTGGCGCGCCAGGCCAAGGCCCTGCTGCCGGGACTGGCCGTGCTGTTCACCTCGGGCTACACCCAGAACGCGATCGTGCATGGCGGCCGCCTGGATCCGGGCGTCGAGCTGCTGTCCAAGCCGTACGGACGCGACCAGCTGGCGCGCAAGGTGCGCCACCTGCTGGCCAACCGTGCCATCCCCGCCGCGCCGGCGCCGGGCAGCGTGACGCCGGCCGCCGTGCGCCGCCGCATCCTGGTGGCGGAAGACAATCCGGACCTGATGCAGATGACCTGCAGCCTGTTCGAGACCCTCGGCCACGAGGTGCGCGGCGCGACCACGCTGGACGCCGCCGCCGGGCTGCTGCGCGAAACCGCCTTCGACCTCCTGTTCACCGACATCGACCTGGCCGGCAAGTCCGGCGTCGAGCTGGCGCGCATGGCGGTGCAGGAACAACCGGCGCTGCGCGTCGCCTTCGCTTCCGGCTACGGCGCGCCGGACCGGGATGCGCTCGGCTTCCCGTTCTGGATCGTCGCCAAGCCCTACCGGCTGGAAGACCTCGAGGGCGTACTGGAGAAACTGGCATGA
- a CDS encoding ABC transporter permease, translating to MSAPYEPVARPEYELPLPPTAPEAARPLTRSERLRRGLQQAGWLRKGLLLAMLAGGWEWAARTAGNELLLPGFLQTFHAFADGVVSGELPRYVGVSLGVLLQGYLAGVLGAFILTSLAMSSRIGRDLLETLTAMFNPLPAIALLPLALLWFGLGKGSLVFVLVHSVLWPVALNAHAGFRAVPETLRMAGRNYGFKGLRMVTQILVPAALPAILSGLKIGWAFAWRTLIAAELVFGTTSGKGGLGWYIFQSRNELFTDKVFAGLATVIVIGLLFEHLVFDTVERLTVRRWGMQR from the coding sequence ATGAGCGCGCCCTACGAACCGGTCGCGCGTCCCGAGTACGAGCTGCCGCTGCCGCCAACCGCGCCGGAGGCGGCGCGCCCGCTGACCCGGTCCGAACGCCTGCGCCGCGGACTGCAGCAGGCCGGCTGGCTGCGCAAGGGCCTGCTGCTGGCGATGCTGGCCGGGGGGTGGGAATGGGCGGCGCGCACGGCCGGCAACGAGCTGCTGCTGCCCGGCTTCCTGCAGACCTTCCATGCCTTCGCCGATGGCGTGGTCTCGGGCGAGCTGCCGCGCTATGTGGGAGTGTCGCTCGGGGTACTGCTGCAGGGCTACCTGGCCGGGGTGCTGGGTGCTTTCATCCTGACCTCGCTGGCGATGTCCAGCCGTATCGGACGTGACCTTCTGGAGACCCTGACCGCGATGTTCAATCCGCTGCCGGCGATCGCGCTCTTGCCGCTGGCCCTGCTGTGGTTCGGGCTGGGCAAGGGCAGCCTGGTCTTCGTGCTGGTGCACTCCGTGCTGTGGCCGGTGGCGCTGAACGCCCATGCGGGCTTCCGCGCGGTGCCGGAGACGCTGCGGATGGCCGGCCGCAACTACGGCTTCAAGGGCCTGCGCATGGTCACGCAGATCCTGGTGCCGGCGGCGCTGCCGGCGATCCTGTCTGGGCTGAAGATCGGCTGGGCCTTCGCCTGGCGCACCCTGATCGCGGCGGAGCTGGTGTTCGGCACCACCTCGGGCAAGGGCGGTCTCGGCTGGTACATCTTCCAGAGCCGGAACGAGCTGTTCACCGACAAGGTCTTTGCCGGGCTGGCAACGGTGATCGTGATCGGATTGTTGTTCGAGCACTTGGTGTTCGATACGGTCGAACGGCTGACCGTACGACGGTGGGGCATGCAGCGCTGA
- a CDS encoding TauD/TfdA family dioxygenase, which yields MSAVLDAVPQSRQRFAIKPFDAPLGAEVLGLDLSQALSGEDFARLHRAHLDHHVLVFRDQHITPAQQVAFSRRFGRLQVHVLRQFQLRSDPEVLVISNIRENGQPIGLGDAGHFWHSDLSYKETPSLGSMLHAQELPEEGGDTLFANQHTAWETLPAHLQRAVEHARAEHSYLNRYADLQKRNPWRPNLTRAQIDEVKPVVHPVVRTHPETGRKALFVSEHFTTRIVGLPDDESRALLDALFELSTRPEHIYRHRWQPQDMVFWDNRSLMHLAAGCPDHQRRKLYRTTIEGDAPF from the coding sequence ATGTCCGCCGTTCTCGACGCCGTCCCGCAGTCCCGCCAACGCTTTGCCATCAAGCCCTTCGACGCCCCGCTGGGCGCCGAGGTGCTCGGACTCGACCTGTCCCAGGCGCTCTCCGGCGAGGACTTCGCGCGCCTCCACCGCGCCCACCTCGACCACCACGTGCTGGTGTTCCGCGACCAGCACATCACGCCCGCCCAGCAGGTGGCCTTCAGCCGCCGCTTCGGCCGCCTGCAGGTCCACGTGCTGCGCCAGTTCCAGCTGCGCTCGGATCCCGAAGTGCTGGTCATCTCGAACATCCGCGAGAACGGCCAGCCGATCGGCCTGGGCGACGCCGGCCACTTCTGGCATTCCGACCTTTCGTACAAGGAAACGCCGAGCCTGGGCTCGATGCTGCATGCGCAGGAGTTGCCGGAGGAGGGCGGCGACACCCTGTTCGCGAACCAGCACACGGCCTGGGAAACGCTGCCGGCTCACCTGCAGCGTGCGGTCGAACATGCGAGGGCCGAGCACAGTTACCTGAACCGCTACGCTGATCTGCAGAAGCGGAATCCCTGGCGTCCGAACCTGACCCGGGCCCAGATCGACGAGGTGAAACCGGTCGTGCATCCGGTGGTGCGCACCCATCCCGAGACCGGCCGCAAGGCGCTGTTCGTCAGCGAGCACTTCACCACCCGCATCGTCGGCCTGCCCGACGACGAATCGCGCGCGCTGCTCGACGCCCTGTTCGAGCTGAGCACCCGTCCCGAGCACATCTACCGCCACCGCTGGCAGCCGCAGGACATGGTGTTCTGGGATAACCGCTCGCTGATGCACCTGGCGGCCGGTTGCCCCGACCACCAGCGCCGCAAGCTGTACCGCACGACCATCGAAGGCGACGCCCCGTTCTGA